A window of Solanum stenotomum isolate F172 chromosome 3, ASM1918654v1, whole genome shotgun sequence contains these coding sequences:
- the LOC125859576 gene encoding tyrosine decarboxylase 1-like — translation MGTLNINHELDDQIFNTINPLDPEEFRRQGHKIVNFLADYYQNIEQYPVCSQVNPGYLQKIVPNSAPNNPESLDKILKDVERDIIPGLTHWQSPNFFAYFPSSGSTAGFLGEMLSVGFNVVGFNWISSPAATELESIVMDWFGKMLNLPNCFLFASGGGGVLQGTTCEAMLCTIVAARDQMLRKISRENFGKLVVYASDQTHFSLKKAAHIAGIGPGNFRVIPTIKASEYTLCPKSLRLAILNDLKEGNVPLFLCATIGTTSTTSVDPLRLLCEIAKEFGIWVHVDAAYAGSACICPEFQVFLDGVENANSFSLNAHKWFFSTLDCCCLWVKDPSALTNALSTNPECLRNKATELNQVIDYKDWQIALSRRFRALKLWFVLRSYGVTNLRNLIRSHVNMAKHFEGLIAMDKRFEIFVPRKFAMVCFRISPLVLTQVSTKFDDEKEVNMFNTKLVESINSCGKLYLTHGVVGGTYIIRFAIGASLTHHRHVDVAWKVIQDHANALLNQGYV, via the coding sequence ATGGGTACCCTCAACATCAACCATGAACTTGATGACCAAATTTTCAATACCATAAACCCTTTAGACCCTGAAGAATTTAGAAGGCAAGGtcataaaattgtgaatttcCTAGCTGATTACTATCAAAATATTGAACAATATCCTGTTTGTAGTCAAGTAAATCCAGGGTATCTCCAAAAAATTGTACCAAATTCCGCTCCTAATAACCCTGAGTCACTCGATAAAATTCTTAAGGATGTTGAAAGGGATATTATTCCAGGGCTAACACATTGGCAAAGTCCTAATTTTTTCGCGTATTTTCCATCTTCAGGAAGTACTGCTGGATTCCTAGGTGAAATGTTAAGTGTTGGATTTAATGTTGTAGGGTTTAATTGGATATCATCCCCAGCTGCTACTGAACTTGAGAGTATTGTGATGGATTGGTTTGGGAAAATGTTAAATCTTCCCAATTGTTTTTTGTTCGCGAGTGGTGGTGGAGGTGTACTACAAGGTACAACTTGTGAAGCCATGTTGTGTACTATAGTCGCGGCTAGAGATCAAATGTTGCGAAAAATAAGTAGAGAGAATTTTGGCAAATTGGTGGTATATGCATCTGATCAAACACATTTTTCACTTAAGAAGGCTGCCCACATTGCTGGGATAGGCCCTGGAAATTTCCGAGTTATCCCAACAATAAAGGCTAGTGAGTACACCTTGTGTCCAAAATCGCTACGTTTAGCAATTTTGAATGACCTTAAAGAAGGAAATGTTCCTTTATTCTTGTGCGCCACAATTGggacaacttcaacaacttctGTTGATCCATTGCGTTTACTCTGTGAAATTGCTAAGGAATTTGGGATTTGGGTACATGTTGATGCAGCTTATGCAGGAAGTGCTTGTATTTGCCCTGAATTTCAGGTCTTTCTTGATGGTGTTGAAAATGCAAATTCTTTTAGTCTCAACGCGCACAAATGGTTCTTTTCCACTTTGGATTGTTGTTGCCTTTGGGTTAAGGATCCAAGTGCACTTACAAACGCGTTATCAACTAATCCTGAATGTTTGAGAAACAAGGCTACAGAGTTAAATCAAGTGATTGATTATAAGGATTGGCAAATTGCATTGAGTAGGAGGTTTAGAGCATTGAAGTTATGGTTTGTTTTGAGAAGTTATGGGGTAACTAATCTTAGAAACTTGATAAGAAGTCATGTGAACATGGCTAAACATTTTGAAGGACTTATAGCTATGGACAAAAGGTTTGAAATCTTTGTGCCTAGAAAGTTTGCTATGGTGTGTTTTAGGATCTCCCCATTAGTACTAACTCAAGTTTCAACCAAATTTGATGATGAGAAAGAAGTGAACATGTTTAACACTAAGTTGGTGGAGTCTATTAATTCATGTGGCAAACTCTATTTGACTCATGGAGTTGTTGGAGGCACTTATATTATTAGATTTGCAATTGGTGCTTCTCTTACACATCATAGGCATGTTGACGTAGCTTGGAAAGTTATACAAGACCATGCCAATGCCCTGCTAAATCAAGGCtatgtttaa